In Sporichthya polymorpha DSM 43042, a genomic segment contains:
- a CDS encoding Ppx/GppA phosphatase family protein: protein MRVAGIDCGTNSIRLLIAEVTDSGLVDVDRRMLVVRLGQGVDATGRLAPEALERTFAATRQYAEAIRAAGAERIRFVATSASRDAENAAEFRAGIAEILGVEPEVVTGEQEAALSFAGATAGLGAATDADLARPYLVVDVGGGSTEFVLGDVADGAASVLASRSVDVGCVRMRERRLHSDPPTAEEIAAATADIDAAIDLAAEVVPLEKARTLIGVAGTVTTIAAISLGLEAYDPVAIHGTRVPAETVHQISARMLAATKDQRAAIGVMHPGRVDVIGAGALVVDRIVRRLGELDLIASEHDILDGIAASLAS, encoded by the coding sequence GTGAGAGTCGCCGGTATCGACTGCGGGACGAACTCGATCCGCCTGCTGATCGCGGAGGTCACCGACTCCGGGCTGGTCGACGTCGACCGCCGGATGCTGGTCGTCCGGCTCGGACAGGGCGTGGACGCGACCGGCCGCCTCGCGCCGGAGGCGCTGGAGCGGACCTTCGCCGCGACCCGCCAGTACGCCGAGGCGATCCGGGCGGCGGGAGCGGAGCGGATCCGGTTCGTCGCGACCAGCGCCTCCCGGGACGCGGAGAACGCCGCCGAGTTCCGGGCCGGGATCGCCGAGATCCTCGGCGTCGAGCCCGAGGTCGTCACCGGGGAGCAGGAGGCCGCGCTCTCGTTCGCCGGCGCGACCGCGGGCCTGGGCGCCGCGACCGATGCGGACCTGGCCCGGCCGTACCTCGTCGTCGACGTCGGCGGCGGGTCGACGGAGTTCGTCCTCGGCGACGTGGCCGACGGCGCCGCGAGCGTCCTCGCGTCGCGGTCGGTGGACGTCGGGTGCGTGCGGATGCGCGAGCGGCGCCTGCACTCGGACCCGCCCACCGCGGAGGAGATCGCCGCCGCCACCGCGGACATCGACGCCGCGATCGACCTCGCGGCCGAGGTGGTGCCGCTGGAGAAGGCGCGGACGCTGATCGGCGTCGCGGGCACGGTGACGACCATCGCCGCGATCTCGCTGGGCCTGGAGGCGTACGACCCGGTCGCGATCCACGGCACGCGCGTCCCCGCCGAGACGGTGCATCAGATCTCGGCCCGCATGCTGGCCGCGACCAAGGACCAGCGGGCCGCGATCGGCGTCATGCACCCCGGCCGCGTCGACGTCATCGGCGCCGGTGCCCTGGTGGTGGACCGGATCGTCCGCCGCCTCGGCGAGCTCGACCTGATCGCCTCCGAGCACGACATCCTCGACGGGATCGCGGCTTCCCTCGCCTCGTGA
- a CDS encoding DUF501 domain-containing protein, with product MTSGLEPADAAVVKAQLGRPPRAAVGVAHRCPCGLPDVVKTKPRLDDGTPFPTLYYLTCPTAASAIGTLEASGLMREMTARLADDPELAGAYQRAHEAYLATRDEIEEVPEIAGTSAGGMPRRVKCLHVLVGHSLAAGPGVNPLGDEALELLGEWWRKGPCVEVDP from the coding sequence GTGACCTCGGGCCTCGAGCCCGCCGACGCCGCCGTGGTGAAGGCCCAACTGGGTCGACCTCCGCGGGCCGCGGTCGGCGTCGCGCACCGGTGCCCGTGCGGGCTCCCCGACGTGGTGAAGACCAAGCCGCGCCTCGACGACGGCACCCCGTTCCCGACGCTGTACTACCTGACCTGCCCCACCGCCGCCTCGGCGATCGGGACCCTCGAGGCCTCGGGTCTGATGCGGGAGATGACGGCCCGTCTGGCCGACGACCCCGAGCTCGCGGGGGCGTACCAGCGTGCCCACGAGGCCTACCTCGCGACGCGGGACGAGATCGAGGAGGTCCCCGAGATCGCGGGCACCTCCGCCGGTGGGATGCCGCGGCGGGTCAAGTGCCTTCACGTCCTCGTCGGGCACTCGCTCGCCGCCGGCCCCGGCGTCAACCCGCTCGGGGACGAGGCGCTCGAACTCCTCGGCGAGTGGTGGCGCAAGGGGCCCTGCGTGGAGGTGGACCCGTGA
- a CDS encoding FtsB family cell division protein, with protein sequence MKVPRRAAARPTSRDRARPAASRGAARPAVHSGRARIPAQAAPVAVTPPGSGPRSYFTRRAAVFAAVLFVVAMTVAIPAQRYVAQRNNISDLRQQVAQDTERVAELERQVAAANEPYAIEREARRRLHYVMPGEMAFRVSDPMLVQKEQEARAKAEGPWWDRMLDSVDEAAQPVSELPTGRAAP encoded by the coding sequence GTGAAGGTGCCCCGCCGCGCCGCCGCGCGACCGACGTCTCGGGACCGGGCTCGCCCGGCCGCGAGCCGCGGCGCTGCGCGGCCGGCGGTGCACAGCGGCCGGGCGCGGATCCCGGCCCAGGCCGCGCCGGTCGCGGTCACGCCGCCGGGCAGCGGCCCCCGCAGCTACTTCACACGGCGGGCCGCGGTGTTCGCGGCCGTGCTGTTCGTCGTCGCGATGACGGTGGCGATCCCGGCCCAGCGCTACGTCGCGCAGCGCAACAACATCTCCGACCTTCGGCAGCAGGTCGCGCAGGACACCGAGCGCGTCGCCGAACTCGAGAGGCAGGTCGCCGCGGCGAACGAGCCGTACGCGATCGAGCGCGAGGCCCGGCGCCGCCTGCACTACGTGATGCCCGGCGAGATGGCGTTCCGCGTCTCCGACCCGATGCTCGTGCAGAAGGAGCAGGAGGCCCGCGCCAAGGCCGAGGGCCCGTGGTGGGACCGCATGCTCGACTCCGTCGACGAGGCCGCGCAGCCCGTCAGCGAGCTGCCCACGGGGCGGGCGGCTCCGTGA
- the eno gene encoding phosphopyruvate hydratase: MATIDEIVAIEILDSRGNPTVEVEVVLDDGKVGRAAVPSGASTGAFEAVELRDGGDRYQGKGVLKAVAAVEEEIQDALLGFDASEQRLIDQALIDLDGTPGKSRLGANAILGVSLAVARAAAESAELPLFRYVGGPSAHVLPVPMMNILNGGAHADTSVDIQEFMIAPVGAESFSEALRWGAEVYHSLKSVLKQQGLATGLGDEGGFAPDLPSNRAALDLIATAIGAAGFRLGDDVVLALDVAATEFHSDGVYNFEGQKRTAEQMAEYYADLVASYPLVSIEDPMNEEDWAGWHALTERLGDRVQLVGDDLFVTNPERLARGIAEGTANALLVKVNQIGTLTETLDAVNLAHRNGYRCMMSHRSGETEDTTIADLAVATDCGQIKTGAPARSERVAKYNQLLRIEQLLDDAARYAGRSAFPRYQG; this comes from the coding sequence GTGGCCACCATCGACGAGATCGTCGCGATCGAGATCCTCGACTCGCGCGGCAACCCGACCGTCGAGGTCGAGGTCGTGCTCGACGACGGCAAGGTGGGGCGCGCGGCCGTGCCCTCCGGCGCCTCCACCGGCGCCTTCGAAGCCGTCGAGCTCCGGGACGGTGGCGACCGCTACCAGGGCAAGGGCGTCCTGAAGGCCGTCGCCGCGGTCGAGGAGGAGATCCAGGACGCGCTGCTGGGCTTCGACGCCAGCGAGCAGCGCCTGATCGACCAGGCCCTGATCGACCTCGACGGGACGCCCGGCAAGTCGCGCCTCGGCGCGAACGCGATCCTCGGCGTCAGCCTCGCCGTCGCGCGCGCCGCCGCCGAGAGCGCGGAACTGCCGCTGTTCCGCTACGTCGGCGGCCCGAGCGCGCACGTGCTCCCGGTGCCGATGATGAACATCCTCAACGGTGGCGCGCACGCGGACACCAGCGTCGACATCCAGGAGTTCATGATCGCCCCGGTCGGGGCCGAGTCGTTCTCCGAGGCACTGCGCTGGGGCGCGGAGGTCTACCACTCGCTCAAGTCCGTCCTGAAGCAGCAGGGCCTCGCAACCGGCCTCGGTGACGAGGGGGGCTTCGCACCGGACCTGCCGTCGAACCGGGCCGCGCTCGACCTGATCGCGACCGCGATCGGGGCGGCCGGTTTCCGCCTCGGTGACGACGTTGTCCTCGCGCTGGACGTCGCCGCGACCGAGTTCCACTCCGACGGCGTCTACAACTTCGAGGGCCAGAAGCGCACCGCGGAGCAGATGGCCGAGTACTACGCGGACCTCGTCGCCAGCTACCCGCTGGTCTCGATCGAGGACCCGATGAACGAGGAGGACTGGGCCGGCTGGCACGCGCTCACCGAGCGCCTCGGCGACCGGGTCCAGCTCGTCGGTGACGACCTGTTCGTCACGAACCCGGAGCGGCTCGCCCGCGGCATCGCCGAGGGCACCGCGAACGCGCTGCTGGTGAAGGTCAATCAGATCGGCACGCTGACCGAGACCCTCGACGCCGTGAATCTCGCGCACCGCAACGGGTACCGCTGCATGATGAGCCACCGCAGCGGCGAGACCGAGGACACCACGATCGCCGACCTCGCGGTCGCGACCGACTGCGGCCAGATCAAGACCGGCGCCCCGGCGCGGTCCGAGCGCGTCGCGAAGTACAACCAACTGCTGCGCATCGAGCAGCTGCTCGACGACGCCGCCCGCTACGCCGGCCGGTCCGCCTTCCCGCGGTACCAGGGCTAG
- a CDS encoding DUF885 domain-containing protein, with amino-acid sequence MTTTADGADYTEAFVAAAAEILDEHLALEPVTATALGDHRFDNQLPATGPVARADELARRSARLDELAALPPAASAAESVDREILVHHLRRRVFELTELREHAWNPLEANPGTALHLLLAREFAPAADRIRSLAGRLAAIPALLAQARTDLEAMPAIHVETAIGQFTGTRTLIATELERTVAAAQDPGLRTLIEPLAEAASDALTEHLAWLSDRLPEASGDPRLGPELFARRLRLTLDTDDDPDTLLARAEAELERISAEIAETAARIDGGRPGPEQVRRVLDGLAAEAPTNDTIVGLAEQTLVETTAFVREHDLVTVHDDPVEIVVMPEIHRGVAVAYCDPPGPLETANLPTFYAISPTPADWPAERVSSFFREYNCHMLRNLTIHEAMPGHVLQLAHDRRCVAPTKVRAAFWSGPFVEGWAVYSEELMARHGFGGDALRMQQLKMQLRMTINTILDVRVHTRGMTQDEAMALMTGRGHQEEGEAHGKWRRSLLTSTQLSTYFVGYLGVRDLVAEVRAADPGRAEREVHDRLLAHGSPPPRHLRTLLGR; translated from the coding sequence ATGACGACCACGGCCGACGGAGCCGACTACACCGAGGCGTTCGTCGCCGCCGCGGCGGAGATCCTCGACGAGCACCTCGCGCTCGAACCGGTCACCGCGACGGCGCTCGGCGACCACCGGTTCGACAACCAGCTGCCCGCGACCGGCCCCGTGGCCCGCGCCGACGAGCTCGCCCGGCGCTCGGCCCGCCTCGACGAGCTGGCCGCGCTGCCGCCGGCGGCGAGCGCCGCGGAGTCCGTCGACCGCGAGATCCTCGTCCACCACCTGCGCCGGCGGGTCTTCGAGCTGACCGAGCTGCGCGAGCACGCGTGGAACCCGCTGGAGGCCAACCCGGGCACGGCGCTGCACCTGCTGCTCGCCCGCGAGTTCGCCCCCGCCGCGGACCGGATCCGTTCGCTCGCGGGCCGGCTGGCGGCCATTCCGGCCCTGCTTGCCCAGGCCCGCACGGACCTCGAAGCGATGCCGGCGATCCACGTCGAGACCGCGATCGGCCAGTTCACCGGGACGCGGACGCTGATCGCCACCGAGCTCGAGCGCACCGTCGCCGCGGCCCAGGACCCCGGGCTGCGCACGCTGATCGAGCCCCTCGCCGAGGCTGCCTCCGACGCGCTCACCGAGCACCTGGCGTGGCTGTCCGACCGGCTCCCGGAGGCGTCCGGCGACCCACGGCTCGGGCCGGAGCTGTTCGCCCGCCGGCTGCGGCTCACGCTCGACACCGACGACGACCCGGACACCCTGCTGGCCCGCGCGGAGGCCGAGCTGGAGCGGATCAGCGCGGAGATCGCCGAGACCGCCGCGCGGATCGACGGCGGCCGCCCCGGGCCCGAGCAGGTCCGGCGTGTGCTGGACGGCCTCGCCGCCGAGGCCCCGACCAACGACACGATCGTCGGCCTCGCCGAGCAGACGCTGGTCGAGACGACCGCGTTCGTGCGCGAGCACGACCTCGTCACCGTGCACGACGACCCGGTCGAGATCGTCGTCATGCCGGAGATCCACCGCGGCGTCGCGGTCGCCTACTGCGACCCGCCCGGCCCGCTGGAGACCGCGAACCTGCCGACGTTCTACGCGATCTCGCCGACCCCCGCCGACTGGCCGGCGGAGCGGGTCAGCTCGTTCTTCCGTGAGTACAACTGCCACATGCTGCGGAACCTCACGATCCACGAGGCGATGCCCGGGCACGTGCTCCAGCTCGCGCACGACCGTCGCTGCGTGGCGCCGACGAAGGTGCGCGCCGCGTTCTGGAGCGGCCCGTTCGTCGAGGGCTGGGCGGTCTACTCCGAGGAGCTGATGGCCCGTCACGGTTTCGGTGGCGACGCCCTGCGGATGCAGCAGCTGAAGATGCAGCTGCGGATGACGATCAACACGATCCTCGATGTCCGCGTCCACACGCGCGGGATGACGCAGGACGAGGCCATGGCGCTGATGACTGGCCGCGGCCACCAGGAGGAGGGCGAGGCCCACGGCAAGTGGCGCCGGTCCCTGCTCACCTCCACCCAGCTCTCGACGTACTTCGTCGGGTATCTCGGCGTGCGCGACCTGGTCGCCGAGGTCCGGGCCGCGGACCCGGGACGGGCGGAGCGCGAAGTCCACGACCGCCTGCTCGCCCACGGCTCGCCGCCCCCGCGGCACCTGCGCACCCTGCTCGGTCGGTAG
- a CDS encoding MazG family protein: protein MNRPDRPGAALLELVAVMDRLRSPGGCPWDAEQTHSSLLKYLVEETYETIEAVESGDRAHLREELGDLLLQVVFHARIAAEDAADPFDIDDVAAGIAAKLVRRHPHVFADEVAETAADVEANWEKLKAAEKGRTSAMDGVPLAQPALALADKLLSRAEKAPLVVPVPQADVPADADLGELLFATVAAARARGLDAEAELRAACRRFAATVRDLESAAAREPGEGGGA from the coding sequence GTGAATCGGCCCGACCGCCCCGGGGCGGCGCTGCTGGAGCTGGTGGCGGTCATGGACCGCCTCCGCTCGCCGGGCGGGTGTCCCTGGGACGCCGAGCAGACCCACTCCTCGCTGCTGAAGTACCTGGTCGAGGAGACCTACGAGACGATCGAGGCCGTCGAGTCCGGCGACCGCGCGCACCTGCGCGAGGAGCTCGGGGACCTGCTGCTGCAGGTCGTCTTCCACGCGCGCATCGCCGCCGAGGACGCCGCGGACCCCTTCGACATCGACGACGTCGCCGCCGGGATCGCGGCCAAGCTGGTCCGCCGGCACCCGCACGTGTTCGCCGACGAGGTCGCCGAGACCGCGGCCGACGTCGAGGCGAACTGGGAGAAGCTCAAGGCGGCAGAGAAGGGCCGCACCTCCGCGATGGACGGGGTGCCGCTGGCCCAGCCCGCGCTCGCGCTGGCGGACAAGCTGCTCTCCCGGGCCGAGAAGGCCCCGCTGGTCGTGCCGGTGCCGCAGGCCGACGTCCCGGCCGACGCCGACCTGGGTGAGCTGCTGTTCGCAACGGTTGCGGCCGCCCGGGCCCGCGGCCTCGACGCCGAGGCCGAGCTCCGCGCCGCGTGCCGGCGCTTCGCCGCGACGGTCCGGGACCTGGAATCGGCCGCGGCCCGCGAGCCGGGGGAGGGCGGGGGAGCATGA
- the mfd gene encoding transcription-repair coupling factor, giving the protein MPLSGLLDVVATDPVLADALTRAQAGDLPSLDLIGPPGLRPFALAALAARTGRPVLAVVATGREAEDLQAALSALLPAERVAVFPSWETLPHERMSPRADTVGRRLAVLRRLTRPMPDDPAAGPLDVVICPVRSLVQPMVPGLGELEPVSLRVGDEVELDAVVDGLAAAAYARVDLVERRGEFAVRGGLVDVFPPTEEHPLRVEFWGDTVEEIRPFKVADQRSLETGEKAETRETLWAPPCRELLLTKEVRDRAAALRTSHPELEDIVGRIADGIAVDGMEALSPVLVDRMELLVDQMPPGTLIVACDPERVRARAADLVRTSQEFLEASWSGAAVGGQAPIDLGAAALRDLAEVRDHIRGLGLPWWTIAPFASTDTADDGASDDVAAIATDPSDAALGARAPEAYRGETARAVADVQGWLADGWSVVMVAAGHGTAQRTVEVLAADSLPVRLVDEIAGPPEPGMALVTCAELATGFVDEARKLAVLTEFDLTSRAGISTKDLRGRMPSRRKNMVDPLQLRPGDFVVHSQHGVGKYVEMVQRTVGGATREYLVIEYAPSKRGQPGDRLYVPSDALEAVTRYVGGEQPALHRLGGADWQKAKGRARKAVKEIAGELIRLYAARTSAPGHAFAPDTPWQRELEDAFPYIETPDQLGAIDEVKADMEKPYPMDRVICGDVGYGKTEIAVRAAFKAVQDGKQVAVLVPTTLLSQQHFQTFSDRYAPFPVTVKNLSRFNTASEAQAVLEGLADGSVDVVIGTHRLLAATTQFKNLGLIIVDEEQRFGVEHKEQLKKLRTHVDVLTMSATPIPRTLEMSITGIREMSTIQTPPEERHPVLTFVGPYQDKQIQAAIRRELLREGQVFYVHNRVESIEKAAKRLAELVPEARIATAHGQMNEHTLEQVIVDFWEKRFDVLVCTTIVETGLDISNANTLIVERADVLGLAQLHQLRGRVGRSRERGYAYFLYPPEKPLTETAHERLATIAQHTELGAGMYVAMKDLEIRGAGNLLGGEQSGHIEGVGFDLYVRMVGEAVAEYKAQGEGKEAPPSEVRVELPVDAHIPHDYIPGERLRLEAYKRIADIGSISGRDPEEDITAVRDELTDRYGPVPTEVENLLAVARFRSLVRGAGIEEVTVAGPHVRFSPVTLRESQQMRLQRLYPKSVVKAPVRTILVPRPSTARVGGTPLVGLELLDWARQVVELVTSDISSANTAGKS; this is encoded by the coding sequence GTGCCGCTGTCCGGTCTCCTCGACGTCGTCGCCACCGATCCGGTGCTCGCCGACGCGCTGACGCGCGCCCAGGCCGGTGACCTGCCGAGCCTGGACCTGATCGGCCCGCCCGGGTTGCGCCCGTTCGCCCTGGCCGCGCTCGCGGCCCGCACCGGCCGCCCCGTGCTGGCCGTCGTCGCGACCGGCCGCGAGGCCGAGGACCTGCAGGCCGCCCTCTCCGCGCTGCTCCCGGCCGAGCGCGTCGCGGTGTTCCCGTCGTGGGAGACGCTCCCGCACGAGCGCATGTCGCCCCGCGCGGACACCGTCGGCCGCCGGCTGGCCGTCCTGCGCCGCCTCACGCGTCCGATGCCGGACGACCCGGCGGCGGGCCCGCTCGACGTCGTCATCTGCCCCGTGCGCAGCCTCGTGCAGCCGATGGTGCCGGGCCTGGGGGAGCTGGAACCGGTCAGCCTCCGGGTCGGCGACGAGGTCGAGCTCGACGCCGTCGTCGACGGACTCGCCGCGGCCGCCTACGCGCGCGTCGACCTTGTCGAGCGCCGCGGCGAGTTCGCCGTCCGTGGTGGTCTCGTCGATGTCTTCCCGCCGACCGAGGAGCACCCGCTCCGCGTCGAGTTCTGGGGCGACACGGTCGAGGAGATCCGCCCGTTCAAGGTCGCCGACCAGCGCAGCCTGGAGACGGGGGAGAAGGCCGAGACCCGCGAGACGCTGTGGGCGCCCCCGTGCCGGGAGCTCCTGCTGACCAAGGAGGTGCGGGACCGCGCGGCCGCGCTGCGCACCTCGCACCCGGAGCTGGAGGACATCGTCGGACGCATCGCCGACGGCATCGCGGTCGACGGCATGGAGGCGCTCTCGCCGGTCCTGGTCGACCGCATGGAGCTCCTCGTCGACCAGATGCCGCCGGGCACCCTGATCGTCGCCTGCGACCCCGAGCGCGTCCGTGCCCGCGCGGCCGACCTCGTCCGCACCAGCCAGGAGTTCCTCGAGGCCTCCTGGTCCGGCGCCGCCGTCGGCGGTCAGGCCCCGATCGACCTCGGCGCCGCCGCGCTCCGCGACCTCGCCGAGGTCCGCGACCACATCCGCGGCCTCGGGCTCCCGTGGTGGACGATCGCGCCCTTCGCCTCGACCGACACCGCCGATGACGGTGCGTCCGACGATGTGGCTGCTATTGCGACCGATCCTTCGGACGCTGCGCTGGGGGCGCGGGCGCCGGAGGCCTACCGGGGCGAGACCGCGCGGGCGGTGGCGGACGTTCAGGGCTGGCTGGCCGACGGCTGGTCGGTGGTGATGGTCGCGGCCGGGCACGGGACGGCGCAGCGCACGGTCGAGGTGCTCGCCGCCGACAGCCTCCCGGTGCGGTTGGTCGACGAGATCGCCGGTCCGCCGGAGCCGGGCATGGCGCTGGTGACGTGCGCGGAGCTCGCGACCGGGTTCGTCGACGAGGCGCGCAAGCTCGCGGTCCTCACCGAGTTCGACCTCACCAGCCGGGCGGGGATCTCGACCAAGGACCTGCGCGGCCGGATGCCGAGCCGGCGCAAGAACATGGTCGACCCGCTGCAGCTGCGGCCCGGCGACTTCGTCGTGCACTCCCAGCACGGGGTCGGAAAGTACGTGGAGATGGTGCAGCGCACCGTCGGGGGCGCGACGCGCGAGTACCTCGTCATCGAGTACGCGCCGAGCAAACGCGGCCAGCCCGGCGACCGGCTCTACGTCCCGTCGGACGCACTCGAGGCCGTCACGCGCTACGTCGGCGGCGAACAGCCGGCGTTGCACCGCCTCGGCGGCGCGGACTGGCAGAAGGCGAAGGGCCGCGCCCGCAAGGCGGTCAAGGAGATCGCGGGTGAGCTGATCCGCCTCTACGCCGCGCGCACCTCCGCCCCCGGGCACGCCTTCGCGCCGGACACCCCGTGGCAGCGTGAGCTCGAGGACGCCTTCCCCTACATCGAGACGCCCGACCAGCTCGGGGCCATCGACGAGGTCAAGGCCGACATGGAGAAGCCGTACCCGATGGACCGCGTGATCTGCGGCGACGTCGGCTACGGCAAGACGGAGATCGCGGTCCGCGCGGCGTTCAAGGCGGTGCAGGACGGCAAGCAGGTCGCGGTCCTGGTCCCGACGACACTGCTGTCCCAGCAGCACTTCCAGACCTTCTCCGACCGGTACGCGCCGTTCCCGGTGACGGTGAAGAACCTCTCCCGGTTCAACACCGCGTCCGAGGCCCAGGCCGTCCTCGAGGGTCTCGCCGACGGCAGCGTCGACGTCGTCATCGGCACGCACCGGCTCCTGGCGGCGACGACGCAGTTCAAGAACCTCGGGCTGATCATCGTCGACGAGGAGCAGCGCTTCGGCGTCGAGCACAAGGAGCAGCTGAAGAAGCTGCGGACGCACGTCGACGTCCTCACGATGTCCGCGACCCCGATCCCGCGGACGCTGGAGATGTCGATCACCGGCATCCGGGAGATGTCGACGATCCAGACCCCGCCGGAGGAGCGGCACCCCGTCCTCACCTTCGTCGGGCCGTACCAGGACAAGCAGATCCAGGCCGCGATCCGCCGCGAGCTCCTGAGGGAGGGTCAGGTCTTCTACGTCCACAACCGCGTGGAGTCGATCGAGAAGGCCGCAAAGCGCCTGGCCGAGCTCGTCCCCGAGGCGCGCATCGCCACCGCGCACGGGCAGATGAACGAGCACACGCTCGAGCAGGTCATCGTCGACTTCTGGGAGAAGCGCTTCGACGTCCTCGTCTGCACGACGATCGTCGAGACCGGCCTGGACATCTCCAACGCCAACACCCTGATCGTCGAGCGCGCCGACGTGCTCGGCCTCGCGCAGCTGCACCAGCTCCGCGGCCGCGTCGGGCGCTCGCGCGAGCGGGGGTACGCGTACTTCCTGTACCCGCCGGAGAAGCCGCTGACCGAGACCGCGCACGAGCGGCTCGCGACGATCGCGCAGCACACCGAGCTCGGCGCCGGCATGTACGTCGCGATGAAGGACCTCGAGATCCGCGGCGCCGGCAACCTGCTCGGCGGCGAGCAGTCCGGCCACATCGAGGGCGTCGGGTTCGACCTCTACGTCCGGATGGTCGGCGAGGCCGTCGCCGAGTACAAGGCGCAGGGGGAGGGCAAGGAGGCCCCGCCGTCGGAGGTGCGGGTCGAGCTGCCCGTCGACGCCCACATCCCGCACGACTACATCCCCGGAGAGCGCCTGCGCCTGGAGGCGTACAAGCGCATCGCGGACATCGGCTCGATCTCCGGGCGGGACCCGGAGGAGGACATCACCGCCGTCCGCGACGAGCTCACGGACCGCTACGGGCCGGTGCCGACCGAGGTGGAGAACCTGCTCGCCGTCGCGCGCTTCCGCTCGCTCGTCCGGGGCGCCGGGATCGAGGAGGTGACGGTCGCCGGGCCGCACGTCCGGTTCAGTCCGGTGACGCTGCGCGAGTCCCAGCAGATGCGTCTGCAGCGCCTGTACCCGAAGTCCGTGGTGAAGGCGCCCGTGCGTACGATCCTCGTGCCGCGCCCGAGCACCGCACGGGTCGGTGGAACCCCGCTCGTCGGCCTGGAGCTGCTGGACTGGGCCCGGCAGGTCGTCGAGCTGGTGACCTCCGACATCTCGAGCGCCAACACCGCCGGCAAGTCCTGA
- a CDS encoding serine/threonine-protein kinase yields the protein MPKSRIQTPRHLDATQPVGGAVGAAVDAAPAPGAAGELVAGAPFGLGDRYRLRRLLGTGGMASVWLADDVGGREPVAEAVAVKILADSLALDPQFVDRFRREAQIAGTLRHPRLVAVVDDGGDHRRPYLAMEYVRGKTLAQRMKADDPPDAMTLARHMLEAVAYVHDSGVVHRDIKPSNLLLTDTGEAKLFDFGIALSPAAARLTQTGEVMGTARYVAPEVLEGVAPTYRSDLYSCGVLLEVCVGASAPPVLWDVIDACTRLRTSERPASAREALALLERAGPARTPRPRSHPSTTRGAEPCR from the coding sequence ATGCCAAAGAGTCGGATCCAGACGCCGCGTCACCTCGACGCGACCCAGCCGGTGGGCGGGGCCGTCGGGGCCGCTGTCGACGCCGCACCCGCGCCCGGCGCCGCCGGCGAACTCGTCGCGGGGGCGCCCTTCGGGCTCGGCGACCGGTACCGGTTGCGGCGGCTGCTCGGCACCGGCGGCATGGCGTCGGTGTGGCTCGCGGACGACGTCGGCGGGCGCGAGCCCGTGGCCGAGGCGGTCGCGGTGAAGATCCTCGCCGACTCCCTGGCCCTGGACCCCCAGTTCGTCGACCGGTTCCGCCGGGAGGCGCAGATCGCCGGAACGCTGCGGCACCCGCGGCTCGTGGCGGTTGTCGACGACGGCGGCGACCACCGCCGCCCGTACCTCGCGATGGAGTACGTGCGCGGGAAGACCCTCGCCCAGCGGATGAAGGCCGACGACCCGCCCGACGCGATGACGCTCGCGCGGCACATGCTGGAGGCCGTCGCCTACGTGCACGACTCCGGGGTCGTGCACCGCGACATCAAGCCGTCGAACCTGCTGCTCACCGACACCGGCGAGGCGAAGCTCTTCGACTTCGGCATCGCGCTCTCCCCCGCCGCCGCGCGCCTGACGCAGACCGGCGAGGTCATGGGCACCGCGCGGTACGTCGCACCCGAGGTGCTCGAAGGTGTCGCCCCGACCTACCGCTCCGACCTGTACTCGTGCGGCGTGCTGCTCGAGGTCTGCGTCGGCGCGAGCGCGCCGCCCGTCCTCTGGGACGTCATCGACGCCTGCACCCGCCTGCGCACGTCCGAACGCCCGGCTTCCGCCCGCGAGGCGCTCGCCCTGCTCGAGCGCGCCGGGCCGGCGCGCACCCCCCGTCCGCGGTCCCACCCGTCCACGACCCGAGGAGCCGAACCGTGTCGGTGA